A single Scleropages formosus chromosome 4, fSclFor1.1, whole genome shotgun sequence DNA region contains:
- the LOC108936088 gene encoding NEDD4-binding protein 2-like 1 isoform X2, which produces MTYGQRRFNRPHLYILRGLPGSGKSSFAKKIRARYGEGRILSSDDYFRNEQGVMVHFDRQKLPEAHRVNRRLAWEAMRDGVHPVIIDNTNITCRDMRSYVKMGLRFGYHIRFRYTRDSWRRTVEELHERINGKVPLWVMKRMKRRYEFISSIYDVLYGLCDS; this is translated from the exons ATGACTTACGGTCAGAGGAGGTTTAACAGGCCGCACCTTTACATCCTGAGGGGTCTCCCTGGATCCGGAAAGTCGTCTTTCGCAAA AAAAATAAGAGCGCGCTACGGAGAGGGAAGAATTCTGAGCAGCGACGATTATTTCCGAAATGAGCAGGGAGTCATGGTTCATTTTGACCGACAGAAGCTCCCCGAAGCGCACCGAGTGAACCGAAGACTGG CTTGGGAGGCCATGCGTGACGGAGTACATCCTGTTATCATTGATAACACCAATATCACGTGCAGGGATATGAGATCATATGTAAAAATG GGCCTTCGCTTCGGTTACCACATCAGGTTTCGCTACACGCGGGACAGCTGGAGACGGACCGTGGAGGAATTACACGA GCGTATTAATGGGAAGGTGCCTTTATGGGTCATGAAGAGAATGAAGAGAAGATACGAGTTTATCAGCAGTATATATGATGTCCTGTATGGCCTGTGTGACTCATAG
- the LOC108936088 gene encoding NEDD4-binding protein 2-like 1 isoform X3, which yields MNVVVLFVEEEKGNGKSKKIRARYGEGRILSSDDYFRNEQGVMVHFDRQKLPEAHRVNRRLAWEAMRDGVHPVIIDNTNITCRDMRSYVKMGLRFGYHIRFRYTRDSWRRTVEELHEYVSAGSTPESQLPRAQRGLFSKRNDSLTLRIGAPRKCLRFICI from the exons ATGAACGTCGTTGTATTGTTtgtagaagaagaaaaaggaaacggaAAGTCAAA AAAAATAAGAGCGCGCTACGGAGAGGGAAGAATTCTGAGCAGCGACGATTATTTCCGAAATGAGCAGGGAGTCATGGTTCATTTTGACCGACAGAAGCTCCCCGAAGCGCACCGAGTGAACCGAAGACTGG CTTGGGAGGCCATGCGTGACGGAGTACATCCTGTTATCATTGATAACACCAATATCACGTGCAGGGATATGAGATCATATGTAAAAATG GGCCTTCGCTTCGGTTACCACATCAGGTTTCGCTACACGCGGGACAGCTGGAGACGGACCGTGGAGGAATTACACGAGTACGTGTCCGCAGGCTCCACTCCCGAATCGCAGCTGCCTCGTGCTCAACGTGGTCTCTTTTCTAAAAGGAATGACTCCCTTACTCTACGTATTGGAGCACCTCGAAAATGTCTGCGTTTCATATGTATATGA
- the LOC108936088 gene encoding NEDD4-binding protein 2-like 1 isoform X1, which produces MTYGQRRFNRPHLYILRGLPGSGKSSFAKKIRARYGEGRILSSDDYFRNEQGVMVHFDRQKLPEAHRVNRRLAWEAMRDGVHPVIIDNTNITCRDMRSYVKMGLRFGYHIRFRYTRDSWRRTVEELHEYVSAGSTPESQLPRAQRGLFSKRNDSLTLRIGAPRKCLRFICI; this is translated from the exons ATGACTTACGGTCAGAGGAGGTTTAACAGGCCGCACCTTTACATCCTGAGGGGTCTCCCTGGATCCGGAAAGTCGTCTTTCGCAAA AAAAATAAGAGCGCGCTACGGAGAGGGAAGAATTCTGAGCAGCGACGATTATTTCCGAAATGAGCAGGGAGTCATGGTTCATTTTGACCGACAGAAGCTCCCCGAAGCGCACCGAGTGAACCGAAGACTGG CTTGGGAGGCCATGCGTGACGGAGTACATCCTGTTATCATTGATAACACCAATATCACGTGCAGGGATATGAGATCATATGTAAAAATG GGCCTTCGCTTCGGTTACCACATCAGGTTTCGCTACACGCGGGACAGCTGGAGACGGACCGTGGAGGAATTACACGAGTACGTGTCCGCAGGCTCCACTCCCGAATCGCAGCTGCCTCGTGCTCAACGTGGTCTCTTTTCTAAAAGGAATGACTCCCTTACTCTACGTATTGGAGCACCTCGAAAATGTCTGCGTTTCATATGTATATGA